The proteins below come from a single Uloborus diversus isolate 005 chromosome 10, Udiv.v.3.1, whole genome shotgun sequence genomic window:
- the LOC129231120 gene encoding uncharacterized protein LOC129231120, with translation MTALVITMLKVALLFLLPLMRSEENQIREFPSDLLSSENILPYSRPIIGPGLPYGGALPGLFGLGLHGLGGLHSAGALNGGYNGLGAAGHGFHGGNLFGKQGFSKGVGGGGYGLQNGFGGVFGTKGGFGDQFIGGNSNTFAKEKVFSQNKNFGSGVKGGFGAGYGAQGAHNGLGGYGGFGGLGGFGTGGAGGQGLYAAGGVGGGGFGHYGHNLGSLHGKGVGAAG, from the exons ATGACGGCCCTAGTTATAACTATGTTAAAG GTTGCACTCCTTTTTCTTTTGCCCCTTATGCGGAGTGAAGAAAATCAAATTCGTGAGTTTCCAAGTGATCTTCTATCATCAGAAAACATTCTTCCGTACAGTCGACCGATTATTGGACCAGGTCTTCCGTATGGCGGTGCTTTACCAGGCTTGTTTGGTTTAGGTCTGCATGGACTAGGTGGATTACACTCAGCTGGAGCACTGAACGGTGGCTACAATGGATTAGGAGCAGCTGGTCATGGTTTTCATGGAGGAAACTTATTTGGAAAACAAGGATTTTCAAAAGGAGTTGGCGGAGGAGGTTACGGCCTTCAAAACGGATTTGGTGGTGTTTTTGGAACTAAAGGAGGATTCGGAGATCAATTCATTGGAGGAAATAGTAACACTTTTGCGAAAGAAAAAGtgttttcacaaaataaaaattttggtaGTGGTGTCAAAGGAGGTTTTGGTGCTGGATACGGAGCCCAAGGTGCCCACAATGGTCTAGGTGGCTACGGAGGATTTGGTGGTCTAGGAGGATTTGGTACTGGTGGAGCAGGTGGACAAGGACTTTATGCAGCAGGAGGTGTTGGTGGAGGTGGTTTTGGGCATTATGGACATAATCTGGGGTCTTTACATGGAAAAGGGGTAGGAGCGGCAGGATAA